Proteins encoded within one genomic window of Tamandua tetradactyla isolate mTamTet1 chromosome 11, mTamTet1.pri, whole genome shotgun sequence:
- the ATP5PB gene encoding ATP synthase peripheral stalk subunit b, mitochondrial — protein MLSRVVLSASAAAASLKNAALLGPGVLQATRIFHTGQPSFAPLPPLPEYGGKVRLGLIPEEFFQFLYPKTGVTGPYVLGTGLILYFLSKEIYVVTAETVSTLSTVGLLIYGIKKYGASIGQFADKLNEQKIAQLEEVKQASIKNIQDAIDFEKAQQALVQKRHYLFDVQRNNIAMALEVTYRERLHRVYKEIKNRLDYQISVQNMIRRKEQEHMINWVEKHVVQSISVQREKETIAKCIADLKLLAKKAQSQPVL, from the exons GGTATTACAGGCAACAAGAATCTTTCATACCGGCCAGCCGAGTTTTGCCCCTCTACCACCTCTTCCTGAATATGGAGGAAAAGTTCGCCTTGGGCTGATCCCTGAGGAATTCTTCCAATTCCTTTATCCTAAAACTGGTGTTACAG gaccCTACGTGCTCGGAACTGGGCTTATCCTATATTTTCTATCCAAAGAAATATATGTGGTTACTGCAGAGACTGtctctaccttatcaacagtCGGGTTACTCATCtatggaattaaaaaatatggtGCCTCTATTGGACAATTTGCTGATAAACTCAATGAG CAAAAAATTGCCCAACTAGAAGAGGTGAAGCAGGCTTCCATCAAAAACATCCAAGATGCAATTGACTTCGAGAAAGCACAGCAGGCACTGGTGCAGAAGCGTCATTACCTTTTTGACGTCCAGAGG AATAACATCGCTATGGCCTTGGAGGTTACTTACCGGGAACGGCTGCATAGAGTATACAAGGAGATAAAGAATCGCCTGGACTACCAGATCTCTGTGCAGAATATGATACGTCGAAAGGAGCAAGAACACATGATAAACTGGGTGGAGAAGCACGTGGTACAGAGCATTTCTGTGCAGCGG GAAAAGGAGACAATTGCCAAATGCATTGCAGATCTAAAGCTTCTTGCAAAGAAGGCTCAGTCACAACCAGTTCTGTAA